DNA from Solanum stenotomum isolate F172 chromosome 3, ASM1918654v1, whole genome shotgun sequence:
TACGATATAAAAAGCAATAATAAAGATGCAATGTAAAGaaatcttttaaaacagtagattattactcaatgtatttaaaaatacaataaaaactctctactcttatttgggagattctctaatcgacaaccatcactatgagctatgtgatgatacaatgcctcgcccatatcggtgctcaatactactcccagtAATacaactcatgctcatatgtttgaaaatatttcctcatcctcaaactttgagattattactcaaaagattctcTTAGAAGAGATAGTGTTCAAAACTCCatatgaactcatttggaaatcaaggtttcccctcgttttaaatataaaaacatttGCTCTTgcgaatacttagttcccatatattcattttgaaaaaatgaaactcaactctcctcatcctcatactcaaatACTCaattcttaaaacaagttttaaaaaatttgcaAAAGGCTTCTCAAATGACTCAGAAGAACTCCCTCAAACTTTATGGCATGTATATTCCATGTACTATTGACAAATTTTCAATTAAGCGAAAACAAAGTTGGAACACGCTAATTGCCAACAATGTTGGAAAGACCATGAATCAGTATTAGTTCTCCCTTCGTTTTATATTACTTGACTCATGTTAGTATGATATATTCGTTTTATAttagatatatattttatttaaattaattttattaatgatatttttgaaattctaaatttaatcactattattttatgtagttatttaatTCTAAgaataaatctgaaaaaaaaaaactctcttaatttgctaaataaataaaaatagagggTAGTAAAGTTGGGACGAAGGAGAAAAGAAGTTTCGAAGCGGAAAGAAAGATTAATTAGTCGTTGGTCAAATGGGTCCGCGCATACCTTTTGGAAATTGGAAAAGTGCAAAGTTTGAGCTACTTAATTTTAGCCATTTAATTATCACAAGGGAGGCAATTAGCATGTGTTCCTACAATTTTTCGACTAGTATAGGCTGTCCCTTCTAGATTTATTTACGTAATCAATGACTTTACAATCTGCCTAACCTCAATCATATTgagtattatttttcattaaaaattttttaaaaatgatttgagAATAGgtataaagtaattattagAGGCAgagaataaatatattttgtactaatAGTTTCGGCTGAAAATCTATTTGTATTAAGAAATTCAATAGATATATATTTAGAatttataaactcaaaatcttaTCGATCTACCTCGAAGAAAAAGcataaacaacaaatagtaTGAGGGAAATATGTCCTTGGCTTCTATACATCCCTTTGTGTCCTTTCCTCCTTAAACAGGGCATCCAAACCAATAAATAAATTgacaaaactttttaaaaaataagtaaagaaggtcaatgtataaataaaattcaacgCAGACCAAGTATGAGGCATCTTACCAATAAGGAAGAGCCAAGGACGCCACccttatttgatttgatttataaattggTCCAAATTAAAAGTCACGCTTAAAAAGTAAGCCAATAAATTGATCAAACAGCTAGCCATCTTCAACTCTCCTTCTTCCTTGGAGAGATTCTTGTTCATTTTCCTCTGCCCTTTCAAACAATTACCGCGAAAATATGGCGTTTTCTGATAGAAAATCTTTGATCCCAAGTTATCTTTACAGTACAACATCAGCTAATTCTTCTAAGAATCTCAGTACTGCTTTGGACAATCATCATGGCAATATGGATAAGAATAATTTCTTGATTGCAGCACCAAAGGAGGGTTCAGGTTATAAGGTAGAAATGTACACACCGGCGTTTTACGCAGCCAGCACGATCGGGGGTATTTTGAGCTGTGGTCTTACACACACGGCAGTTACTCCTCTTGATCTTGTCAAGTGCAACATGCAGGTATACATATATTAGGGATACTATAGCAGAGGATACCTTTTACTATTTTCTAACTTTTTGAGTATTACTAATTAACCTTGGCGTTTAATATGTCACGTGCATATCAAATTAAGTTGacctacaacaacaaataacttGAAAGTAGAGTGCTAATTTATTATAACCACTTGAATCGCAAAGTTAGTCtcgatttattttttattactgtTGTCGTACATAACTTCAActcttaaaattataattaaagaaCATCATGATCATGAAAAGACGATGCTTAGACTTgcataaattttttcattttaaactgGATTTTGTGTGTTTCTTTTGATCCAACCTTAATCAACCAATCCtctattaattttaaaaagttataatcTTTCTATTGACAGATGTTTCATGTCTGTGATTTTTGCTCTTCCATTCTGTTCTTTCATTTGTTGATCTGAAATTcgaaagagaaaatgaaaatgaaaatgaaaaagaaactgTCAAATTTCCAGAATAGATTGGATTAGTGATGGATTTAATGTTTTTATGATTGAAATGTTTGATTTATCAGATTGATCCTGCAAAGTTCAAGAGTATATCCTCTGGTTTCGGAATTTTACTTAAGGAACAAGGCATTAGAGGATTATTTAGGGGTTGGGCACCTACTTTCCTTGGTTACAGTGCACAAGGAGCATGCAAATACGGATTCTATGAATATTTCAAGAAGTACTACTCAGATCTTGCTGGCGCGGAGAATGCTGTCAAGTACAAAACTTTGATTTACCTTGCTGGTTCTGCTTCTGCTGAAGTTATTGCTGATGTTGCTCTCTGCCCATTTGAGGCTGTCAAAGTTCGTGTTCAAACTCAGCCTGGATTTGCTAGAGGCTTGTCTGATGGACTTCCCAAATTTGTCAAGGCTGAAGGAGCTGCAGGGTAATGCCTAGTCTATGTTGAACAAATTTGTTGTTGTCAATTTGAGGTT
Protein-coding regions in this window:
- the LOC125858094 gene encoding mitochondrial phosphate carrier protein 3, mitochondrial-like, with amino-acid sequence MAFSDRKSLIPSYLYSTTSANSSKNLSTALDNHHGNMDKNNFLIAAPKEGSGYKVEMYTPAFYAASTIGGILSCGLTHTAVTPLDLVKCNMQIDPAKFKSISSGFGILLKEQGIRGLFRGWAPTFLGYSAQGACKYGFYEYFKKYYSDLAGAENAVKYKTLIYLAGSASAEVIADVALCPFEAVKVRVQTQPGFARGLSDGLPKFVKAEGAAGLYKGIVPLWGRQIPYTMMKFASFETIVEQLYKHAIPTPKDQCSNTTQLGVSFAGGYLAGILCAVVSHPADNLVSFLNNAKGATVGDAVNKLGLWGLCTRGLPLRIFMIGTLTGAQWGIYDSFKVFVGLPTTGGAAPPVQK